Proteins co-encoded in one Dreissena polymorpha isolate Duluth1 chromosome 12, UMN_Dpol_1.0, whole genome shotgun sequence genomic window:
- the LOC127852491 gene encoding cholecystokinin receptor type A-like, translated as MEGMELSPINATLDTSVYVKEYNAEFNKKVMPVSIVFGLTASVGLIANALVIYIYGFRYKRCNFKYFLFTLGLIGLLQCTIMLPTQIGEMHFWFNFPTSWLCRTSAYVFGYTIIHCYSILFLIALDRFRKVCRPYDWQIQANTARNLSIITSIASFILATPPGVVSGHHSFQTSYKDVNITVTVCATDDIHKNREWAVYFLLLLGGLPVSVIILVTCTIYALILMRFYRQGSRTAQSSLNNSSLARSSSDELSKVKTDDQNNITDTDNKEIVSKQMEQTLTEAKIVSFETTTSVQNGDNNSSMNSRFKNIMCVVFPVSRQLNIRANRPGNLHKTSSKLAVREKLLRKTFIVLIITITCIIALIITFCLHMVAESINYHSLEVHGVILNAFVIFHRGSFSIICALFPIIYGVRDNSFRNIVRRMFVKDKGSNQGQVIETCA; from the coding sequence atggaAGGTATGGAGCTGTCACCGATAAACGCCACACTGGACACGAGTGTTTATGTTAAAGAATACAATGCAGAATTCAACAAGAAAGTTATGCCGGTGAGCATAGTGTTCGGACTAACGGCCAGTGTAGGATTGATTGCCAATGCCCTCGTTATTTACATCTACGGTTTTCGCTACAAGCGCTGCAACTTCAAGTATTTCCTCTTCACGCTCGGTCTGATTGGCCTGCTGCAGTGCACCATCATGCTCCCGACGCAGATAGGAGAGATGCACTTTTGGTTCAACTTTCCAACTTCCTGGCTTTGTCGCACCTCTGCCTACGTTTTCGGTTATACAATCATTCACTGCTATTCTATTCTGTTCCTCATTGCTCTGGACCGATTCCGCAAGGTGTGCCGGCCATACGACTGGCAAATCCAGGCCAACACGGCTAGGAATTTAAGTATTATCACTTCGATTGCATCGTTCATTCTAGCAACGCCGCCTGGCGTTGTGAGTGGTCATCATTCTTTCCAGACATCTTACAAAGACGTGAATATTACTGTGACAGTTTGCGCAACGGATGACATTCATAAAAATAGAGAATGGGCCGTGTATTTCCTGCTTTTATTGGGTGGACTACCAGTCTCTGTCATCATTCTTGTCAcgtgtacaatatatgcattgatCTTAATGCGGTTCTACCGACAAGGCTCTCGAACAGCGCAGTCAAGCTTAAACAATAGTTCACTCGCGCGTTCTTCATCTGATGAATTGTCCAAAGTGAAGACGGACGATCAAAATAATATCACGGACACAGATAACAAAGAGATTGTATCAAAACAAATGGAACAGACACTGACTGAGGCAAAAATAGTATCATTTGAAACCACGACGAGTGTTCAAAATGGCGACAATAATTCGTCTATGAATTCCAGGTTTAAAAATATTATGTGTGTAGTGTTTCCGGTAAGCAGACAGCTTAATATTAGAGCCAATCGTCCTggcaatcttcataaaacttcatCAAAGCTTGCAGTTAGAGAAAAACTATTGCGAAAAACATTTATAGTTCTCATCATCACGATAACGTGTATCATTGCGTTGATAATCACATTTTGTCTACATATGGTCGCCGAGTCGATCAACTACCACTCGCTCGAGGTCCACGGAGTGATTTTGAATGCGTTTGTGATATTTCACCGAGGTAGCTTTTCCATTATTTGTGCCCTGTTTCCAATAATCTACGGCGTTCGTGATAACAGTTTCCGGAACATCGTCAGGAGAATGTTCGTCAAGGACAAGGGGTCCAATCAGGGTCAAGTGATTGAAACGTGTGCATGA